From a region of the Salinispira pacifica genome:
- a CDS encoding type B 50S ribosomal protein L31 — MKKDIHPEYRTVAFKDIASGTVFLTRSTVETKKTLKHDDGNEYPLYELEISSASHPFFTGKQQLVDTAGRVERFKKKYNIK, encoded by the coding sequence ATGAAAAAAGATATTCATCCAGAATATCGAACCGTTGCATTCAAGGATATAGCCAGCGGAACCGTGTTTCTTACCCGGTCCACTGTTGAAACCAAAAAGACCTTGAAACATGATGATGGAAACGAGTACCCGCTCTATGAGCTGGAAATTTCCTCAGCATCCCATCCCTTCTTTACCGGCAAGCAGCAGCTTGTTGATACAGCCGGTCGGGTTGAACGGTTCAAGAAAAAGTACAACATCAAATAA
- a CDS encoding galactokinase encodes MDRDYVELHTTEYHHKPDVMVSAPGVANLMGEHTEFAEGHALSFALPFRMYVAVSPRDDHSFKFYAADLDERKKCSLSNLKYKREDRWANFIKGSIYGLQNMGCTIEGLNVTVGGDVPSGIGLGSSAAIVVAATRAIAGLQNFPLSELQLLQCAHQAETAFLHEDTGFLPHLACHHALPGKISLIDTHSLSVEHMDYSPGNVRMVLLDSKVPPQEFEEDRVERHQLTDDCMNQLKEKLGGRDYRNLTIREIRQSLGILSESRRRVCIHVAQEYQRVSEVYGYLQEGNYAEAGKEMFRSHEGLRDLMELSVPEIDWVVKRSMEMDGVYGARLTGRGFGGCVLLLIDKEHMDTYRERMDEYERIFGFHPEMIEVSPGEGTRKEL; translated from the coding sequence TTGGACCGGGATTACGTTGAACTTCATACAACAGAATATCACCACAAGCCTGATGTCATGGTTTCCGCCCCGGGAGTTGCCAATCTCATGGGTGAACATACAGAATTTGCCGAGGGCCATGCCCTGAGCTTTGCCCTTCCTTTCAGAATGTATGTGGCGGTTTCCCCCCGGGACGATCACAGTTTCAAGTTTTATGCCGCAGATCTGGATGAGCGAAAGAAATGCAGCCTCTCAAATCTCAAGTATAAGCGGGAAGACCGCTGGGCGAACTTCATAAAAGGTTCCATTTACGGCCTGCAGAACATGGGCTGCACCATTGAAGGGCTGAATGTGACCGTAGGCGGCGATGTACCAAGCGGTATCGGTCTGGGCAGTTCAGCAGCCATCGTGGTGGCCGCCACCCGAGCCATTGCCGGACTTCAGAATTTTCCCCTCAGCGAACTGCAGCTGCTGCAATGCGCCCACCAGGCGGAGACGGCATTTCTCCATGAAGATACCGGTTTTCTGCCCCATCTGGCCTGCCATCATGCTCTGCCCGGCAAAATCAGCCTTATCGATACCCACAGCCTCAGCGTCGAACATATGGATTATTCACCGGGAAATGTACGAATGGTACTCCTGGACTCCAAGGTTCCGCCCCAGGAGTTTGAGGAAGACAGGGTTGAGCGTCATCAGCTCACCGATGACTGCATGAATCAGCTGAAAGAAAAACTGGGCGGCAGGGATTATCGGAACCTGACCATCAGGGAAATCCGCCAAAGTCTCGGCATCCTTTCCGAATCCAGACGGCGTGTATGCATTCATGTTGCCCAGGAATATCAGAGAGTATCAGAAGTCTACGGCTATCTGCAGGAAGGCAACTACGCTGAAGCGGGGAAAGAGATGTTCCGCAGCCATGAGGGTCTGAGAGATCTCATGGAATTATCGGTACCGGAAATCGACTGGGTGGTAAAACGGAGCATGGAGATGGACGGCGTATACGGTGCCCGTCTCACCGGCCGGGGGTTCGGCGGATGCGTGCTTCTGCTTATCGATAAAGAACATATGGATACATACCGTGAACGCATGGATGAATACGAACGGATTTTCGGGTTTCACCCGGAGATGATCGAGGTAAGCCCCGGTGAGGGAACCCGAAAGGAATTATAG
- the rho gene encoding transcription termination factor Rho, with protein MPIIRRKRNEDHSEEESSKEDSLKEDSSPSNTADHDTQTDSGNHTSRDNSGSPGDSGDSSSGTSGPAGDESNSGRNSDNSADSEAEHSNNSGSSDSSRSESRKGGEVGFQNKDGGEQGTQNGSSSQESGGDAGSGSQRKNSRGQNSSRNGSSSGSGSGSSSRNSGGNGKGKGSNKGKKRKVRVEVKKDNGDSAGYQSAPGGQDHEGGASGPPKPMSKSLSINDLITTHMQGLRDFAAQMGISKENMLSLKKQEIIFAILKAHTDRNGTIYAYGSLEILPDGYGFLRSPQNSYLPGPDDIYISPSQIRLFNLKTGDTVYGQIRPPKDGERFFAMLRVESVNFDNPSVAQTRIPFDNLTPLYPNERLNMETKNGEVSTRMINLFCPIGKGQRGLLVAPPRTGKTILLQRIANAITENNPDVYLIVLLIDERPEEVTDMQRNVKAEVISSTFDEQATRHVQVAEMVLEKARRMVEHGKDVVILLDSITRLARAYNQTVPTSGKILSGGVDSNALHKPKRFFGAARNIEGGGSLTIVATALIETGSRMDEVIFEEFKGTGNMEVNLDRKMADRRLYPAINIKRSGTRKEDLLLDEKELQKMWVLRKVINPMEDNEVLELLIDRMRKTKNNEAFLRSMNTSPAGE; from the coding sequence ATGCCAATTATCAGAAGAAAAAGAAACGAAGATCACTCCGAAGAAGAATCCTCAAAGGAAGACTCCTTGAAAGAAGACAGCTCTCCGTCCAATACGGCGGATCATGATACACAAACAGACTCAGGAAATCATACATCCCGGGATAATTCCGGATCCCCGGGAGACAGTGGTGATTCCTCAAGCGGAACATCCGGACCCGCCGGCGATGAGAGTAATTCAGGCCGCAATTCGGATAATTCCGCCGATTCGGAAGCTGAACACTCCAATAATTCCGGAAGTTCCGATTCTTCCCGGAGTGAATCCCGGAAGGGCGGCGAAGTAGGTTTCCAGAACAAAGACGGCGGGGAACAGGGAACTCAAAACGGATCATCCTCCCAGGAAAGTGGCGGAGATGCCGGAAGCGGTTCTCAGCGCAAAAATTCCCGTGGTCAAAACTCATCCCGAAACGGGAGCTCCTCCGGCAGCGGTTCCGGATCATCCTCACGAAATTCCGGCGGAAACGGAAAAGGTAAGGGATCGAATAAAGGAAAAAAGCGAAAGGTCAGAGTGGAAGTGAAAAAAGACAACGGCGATTCAGCCGGTTATCAGTCAGCTCCCGGCGGCCAGGACCATGAGGGCGGTGCTTCCGGCCCCCCCAAGCCCATGAGCAAAAGCCTGAGCATCAATGATCTCATTACAACCCATATGCAGGGACTTCGGGATTTCGCCGCACAGATGGGAATCAGCAAGGAAAACATGCTCTCTTTGAAAAAACAGGAGATCATATTTGCCATCCTGAAAGCCCACACCGATCGGAACGGAACCATTTATGCATACGGAAGTCTTGAAATCCTTCCCGACGGCTACGGATTCCTCCGTTCTCCCCAGAACTCATATCTTCCCGGCCCCGACGATATTTATATATCACCCAGCCAGATCAGACTGTTCAATCTGAAGACCGGAGACACCGTATACGGACAGATCCGTCCTCCCAAGGATGGAGAACGCTTTTTCGCAATGCTCAGGGTTGAGTCGGTGAACTTCGACAACCCGTCGGTAGCCCAGACCCGAATTCCTTTTGACAACCTTACTCCGCTCTATCCCAATGAACGGCTGAATATGGAAACCAAAAACGGAGAGGTGAGCACTCGGATGATCAACCTCTTCTGCCCCATCGGAAAAGGGCAGCGGGGACTGCTGGTTGCTCCTCCCAGAACCGGAAAAACCATTCTTCTCCAGCGTATTGCAAACGCAATCACGGAGAATAATCCCGACGTGTATCTTATAGTTCTGCTCATTGATGAACGTCCGGAAGAAGTTACCGACATGCAGCGGAATGTGAAAGCCGAGGTTATCAGCTCCACCTTTGACGAACAGGCAACCCGGCATGTACAGGTTGCGGAGATGGTGCTGGAAAAAGCCCGGCGCATGGTGGAGCATGGCAAGGATGTGGTTATTCTCCTGGACTCCATCACCCGGCTTGCCCGTGCCTACAACCAGACGGTCCCCACATCCGGTAAAATACTCTCAGGGGGTGTGGATTCCAACGCCCTTCACAAGCCCAAGCGATTTTTCGGCGCAGCCCGGAACATTGAAGGCGGGGGAAGCCTCACCATTGTAGCAACCGCCCTTATCGAAACCGGAAGCCGCATGGATGAGGTGATCTTCGAAGAGTTCAAGGGAACCGGTAACATGGAAGTGAACCTGGACCGGAAAATGGCCGACCGCCGTCTGTATCCTGCAATAAATATCAAACGATCGGGAACCAGGAAGGAAGATCTGCTTCTGGACGAGAAAGAACTGCAGAAAATGTGGGTGCTCCGGAAGGTGATTAACCCTATGGAAGATAACGAGGTACTGGAACTGCTTATTGACAGGATGCGCAAAACTAAGAATAATGAGGCCTTCCTGCGGTCGATGAATACCTCGCCGGCCGGTGAATAA
- the lnt gene encoding apolipoprotein N-acyltransferase, producing the protein MLSCIMNVPRSHYHKILLFPLLAALLNWLAQPNELFLQGNWLFGLISYIPLYFLVTTAGLTRNQLRLSALIYALSFTLSSYFWLTNFGEYSLWTIGGVTVVYIVYHLGFFRLLYFLLAPGNHTPKSHPFRPLLFALAWTAFEFFKSRGYLAFPWNLAAFPFHNFIFINQISELTGIWALSFTVLFFQAGLAQILLRGRGGFEVQPANARFTGLGRFPSGLRSVAAALLITLCFSAYGVIRHGQISRMEQNAERTELVLLIQQNVDSWAESDPSTGMSIAMELTREGIAEALDQYGRQPDIISWSETSLSYPYTPESSFYRNFPRDLSFRDFLPELEGSLITGAPLLRSRDPFIAMNGVIQISPEGEILQDYGKIHLIPFAEHVPLTDFPFISTFLEDVIGIPASGWTPGESVTLFDFPRQDLHIGTPVCFEDSFAYNSRFFVKAGADALLNLTNNAWSQTYSAQMQHLVSARYRAIENRRPLLRATNGGVTSIILPSGEIAAEIPMFRADYLLAEIPVARSMPETVYTRFGDWLAWVVTAGLLGALVLGYRRLFSGGAAPEVISPLILDRE; encoded by the coding sequence ATGCTCTCCTGTATTATGAACGTACCCCGATCCCATTACCACAAAATTCTTCTTTTTCCCCTGCTGGCGGCTCTTTTGAACTGGCTTGCCCAGCCCAATGAACTGTTCCTTCAGGGGAACTGGCTGTTCGGATTGATTTCTTATATCCCCCTCTATTTTCTGGTCACAACAGCCGGGCTGACCCGCAATCAGCTTCGTCTCTCGGCACTCATATATGCCCTGAGTTTCACCCTTTCCAGTTATTTCTGGCTGACAAACTTCGGTGAGTATTCCCTGTGGACCATCGGCGGAGTAACGGTGGTGTACATAGTCTATCATCTGGGGTTTTTCCGGCTGCTGTATTTCCTCCTGGCACCTGGGAATCACACACCTAAAAGCCATCCCTTCCGGCCGCTGCTGTTTGCACTGGCCTGGACTGCATTCGAGTTTTTTAAAAGCCGGGGATATCTTGCGTTTCCCTGGAATCTCGCAGCCTTTCCCTTTCACAACTTCATCTTCATCAACCAGATCAGCGAACTCACCGGCATTTGGGCTCTCAGTTTCACCGTTTTGTTTTTCCAGGCCGGCCTTGCACAGATCCTGCTCCGGGGCAGGGGTGGATTCGAGGTTCAGCCAGCCAACGCCCGCTTCACAGGTTTGGGGCGGTTCCCGTCCGGACTGCGATCAGTTGCCGCTGCGCTTCTAATCACCCTTTGTTTTTCGGCATACGGAGTGATCCGCCACGGACAGATTTCCCGGATGGAGCAGAACGCTGAGAGAACTGAACTGGTACTTCTCATTCAACAGAATGTGGACAGCTGGGCTGAATCCGATCCTTCAACAGGTATGTCGATCGCCATGGAGCTGACCCGTGAGGGGATAGCTGAGGCCCTGGATCAGTACGGACGGCAGCCGGATATTATCAGCTGGAGCGAAACCAGCCTGAGTTATCCCTACACTCCGGAGAGCAGCTTTTACCGAAATTTCCCCCGGGATCTGTCCTTCAGAGACTTTCTGCCGGAACTGGAAGGTTCTTTAATCACCGGAGCACCTCTGCTGAGAAGCAGGGATCCGTTTATTGCAATGAACGGGGTAATACAGATCAGTCCGGAAGGAGAGATCCTTCAGGACTACGGCAAGATTCATCTCATTCCATTCGCCGAGCATGTTCCCCTCACCGATTTTCCCTTTATCAGTACCTTTCTGGAAGATGTAATCGGTATCCCGGCAAGCGGATGGACGCCGGGAGAGTCGGTGACTCTCTTCGATTTTCCCCGGCAGGACCTTCACATCGGTACTCCGGTGTGTTTTGAGGATTCCTTTGCATATAACAGCAGATTTTTCGTGAAAGCCGGGGCCGATGCACTGTTGAACCTTACAAATAACGCATGGAGTCAGACCTATTCAGCCCAAATGCAGCATCTGGTATCCGCCCGTTATCGTGCAATAGAAAACCGGCGCCCTCTGCTGAGGGCCACCAACGGCGGGGTTACCAGCATCATTCTTCCCAGCGGAGAAATTGCAGCTGAAATTCCCATGTTCAGGGCAGATTATCTTCTGGCAGAAATTCCCGTTGCACGAAGCATGCCCGAAACAGTGTACACCCGCTTCGGAGACTGGCTTGCCTGGGTGGTGACTGCCGGGCTTCTTGGCGCTCTGGTACTGGGGTATCGCCGGTTGTTCTCCGGCGGAGCGGCACCGGAGGTTATTTCACCACTGATACTTGACCGGGAATAA